The window TGTTCGTTGACGCCGACGATGATACGTTCCTTCTTGTCGATTTCCTGCTGGAACTGGTAAGCGGCACGAGCGATTTCTTTTTGCATATAGCCGTCTTCGATACACTTCAGCACACCACCGCGTTCGTCGATCTCATCGAAATACGCGAGCGTTTCCTGCTCCATCCGGTTGGTCAGGTTCTCTATGAAATACGATCCGGCCAAAGGATCGATGGTGTTGACCACCCCGGTCTCATAGGCCAGGACCTGCTGTGTACGCAATGCGATCAAGGCCGCTTTGTCGGAGGGCAGTGCTAAGGTCTCGTCCATGCTGTTAGTATGCAGCGACTGTGTACCTCCCAAAACCGCCGACATAGCCTCGAACGCGGTCCTGACGATATTCAGTTCCGGCTGTTGAGCGGTCAATGAGCATCCTGCTGTCTGCGTATGAAATCTCAGTTTGAGGCTGTTCTCTTTTTTGGCACCGTACTTTTCTTTCATCCGGTGGGCGTAAATCCGCCGGGCGGCGCGATATTTGGCGATCTCCTCGAAGAAATCGGAATGGGCGTTGAAGAAAAACGATAACCGTGGGGCGAAATCATCGACATTCAACCCGCGCTCGATGGCCGCCTCAATATAAGTGAACCCATCGGCCAGGGTAAAGGCCAATTCCTGCACAGCGGTGGCTCCGGCTTCACGGATGTGATAGCCTGAAATCGAAATCGTATTCCATTTCGGCACCTGCTCGGCGCAGTACTCGATCGTGTCGACAATCAGTCGCACTGAAGGTTCGGGCGGATATATGAATTCTTTCTGCGCGATATATTCCTTGAGGATATCGTTCTGAAGCGTGCCCCGCAGTTGATCTATCGGCACCCCCTTCTTTTCAGCAACAGCGATATACATCGCCAGAAGCACATTGGCCGGGGAATTGATCGTCATCGAAGTCGAAATCTTGCCGAGGTCGATACCGTCGAAGATGATTTCCATATCGGCCAGCGTATCCACTGCCACGCCGCATTTGCCGATCTCGCCCAGGCTGCGCTCATGGTCGGAATCATAACCCATCAGCGTCGGCAGGTCAAACGCGACTGACAGCCCATGCTGTCCCTGATCCAGCAGATAATGGTAGCGCTTGTTGGTCTGATGAGGCGTACCCATACCGGAAAACTGACGCATCGTCCACGGTCTTCCGCGATACATGGAAGCGTGCACCCCGCGGGTATATGGATATTCGCCGGGGTAGTTGAGGTCGCGGAAATAATCCATGCCGTCGATATGATCCGGCGTGGCCAGAAATTCCACCGGCGCGGATGATATGGTTACAAATTTCTTGTCTTTGCGGGCTGATTTTTCCGCTTCGGCCTGCCATTCTTTACGTGCTTCTTTTATCCTCTGGAGAGCTTCTTTATCGAACATATCGCACCTCTTAAAATTTTGCAGTCGACATTAATTGCGAAATCTAACGGAATCTCTCTTATATTTCAAGTAATATTTAACAGTGTGAGCGGACGAGTGGTTCTATTCTTTTGAATAATGACGGGAGTAGATATCGAAAGCGGCGTTGACCGGATCGGATTTGCGATTGAAGATATCCTCCAAAAGCTCATCGAAAAACTCAGTACCCGCCAGCTCGGTTTCGATCTTGCGGGTCAACATAAAGCGCACATGCTCGATGATCTCTTTTTTTATCTGCTGTTTGCGATGCTTTTTGTAAAGCCCGCTCTGCTTCAAGAATTCCTCATGTTGCAAAATCGACTTTTTGAGTAGATCGATGCCCTCGTTTTTAACCGCCGAGGTCGGAGTAACCGGAAATGACCACTCGGACTTTTCGCGCTTAATCTGGAGCAGATGATTCAGTTCAGTGATTACCCGATCGGCGCCGTCACGGTCAGCTTTGTTGAGACAGAATATATTAGCGATCTCCATCAATCCTGCCTTCATGGCCTGGATTACATCGCCCGACTCCGGTACCAGCGCAACCACGACCGTATCGGAAGCATCGACGATATCCAGCTCGACCTGCCCCACACCGACTGTTTCGATCAGTATGTAGTCGAAGCCAAAAGCATCATAAAGCACATTGACATCGCGGGTTGCCTGCGCCAGACCGCCACTGGACCCCCGGGTGGCCATACTGCGGATGAAAACGTTTTCCTGGCCGATCAAATCTGTCATGCGGATGCGGTCACCCAGAAAGGCACCGCCTGTAAACGGCGAGGAGGGATCGACAGCAATGATTCCAACTTTTTTACCGTCTGCGACAAGCTGCTCGGTCAGACGGTCGACCAGTGTACTCTTGCCCGCCCCGGGTGGCCCGGTCAGGCCAATCTTGTAAGCATGACCGCTGTCAGGGAATACCCTGCTGAGAATTTCCTGATAACCGTCATGACGGTTTTCTACATGGCTGATAAGCCGGGCCAGAGCTCTGACATCACCGTTTCTAAATTTTTCGAGGAGAGTCATATCAGTAGCGCAGGTCTTTAACACGAAGCTGGATCCGGGTCTGTTCAGCGTAAGTATTCAATTCGGCCACATAGACCAGATCAACCGCCACAGACCTCAGTGCCAGCGGCTGGGCATGTTCGCCGAATCCAAAACCGATCACATCGAATACCTTACTGCCTTTTTTAACTTTCATCTTGAGATGACCCTTGCCGACTACATGGGGGGTGCCAACCACCTCAAGGTTACGGGTCAGAAATATCGGTCGCATATTCATCGGCCCAAACGGCGAGAATAAGTCAATGGCATTAATAAATTCGGTGTCGATATCTTCCAGGTCAATTTCGGCATCTATTTTAAGCCGGGGAATCAGGTCATCAGGTTCGAGGACATCCTTGGCGACCTGCTTGAATTTTCTTCGAAATGTTTCTACCTTACTCGGTTTAATTGTCAATCCGGCGGCGTATTTATGCCCGCCGAATCGGAGCAGATCTCCCTGGCATGAACTGAGTGCGTCGTATATATGGAAACTGGGAATCGACCTGGCCGACCCCTTGCCTTCGTCATTGTCGATTGCGATTAAAATTGTGGGCAGGTAGAAACGCTCGACCAGCCGTGAGGCTACAATCCCGATCACGCCCTGATGCCATCCATGTGAAGACAATACAATCGCGCGGTCATTGGACATATCGATTTCGGTATCGATCATATCCATCGCCTCCCGCAGGGTTTTCTCATCGATCGATTTGCGTCGACGATTCTCTTCTTCCAGGAATTTGGCGATTTCAGAGGCGGCCTGTTCATCCCGCGTGGTCAATAATTTGATAGCTTTTTCGGCATTGCCCAGCCTGCCGATCGCGTTGATACGAGGCGCCAGAACATATACAACCTGTCCGGTAGATATCTCTTTGCCCATCAAACCGGAAACGAACGTCAGTGATTTCAGGCCGGGTTTGGTGGTACGGACGATCTGTTTAATACCGAATTTAGTCAGAATGCGGTTTTCATCGGTCAACGGTACGATATCAGCTGAGGTACCCAATGCCACCAGGTCAAGATGCTCTTCCAGTTCATATTCCGGCTGTCCCAGCCTGCGATACAACGCCTGGGCAACTTTGAATGCGACTCCTACACCTGAGAGTTCATGTCCACCCAACTCCTCGGCATGAACCTTGGGATTGATGATTGCTTCGACCTCGGGCAGGATAGGTCCCGGCTCATGATGATCGGTGACTATCAAATCGATTCCCAGGTCATGAGCATGTTTGGCTTCTTCAACAGCAGTCACACCTGTATCAACCGAGATGATCAGCGATATTCCCTGCTTTTCAGCCTCGGCCAGCCCATCCTCGGATATGCCATACCCCTCGACCAGGCGATTCGGCAGATAGTAAGAAACCTGCGCGCCAAGTTTATTCAGAACCAGAAAAACAAGGCTGGCGGCGGTGATCCCGTCAACGTCGTAGTCGCCATAGACCATGATTTTTTCCTGCTGGCGCAACGCTTCGACCACTCGTTCAATACCCTTTTCCATATCCGGTAAAAGGAATGGGTCCTTGAGATCGGTCATCTTCGGATTAATGAATTTATCGACTTTTTCGGGGGTATCGAGTCCGCGGTTGATAAGAATCTTGACTATAATACGAGACAGACCAAGAGCATCGGAGAGATCATCTATCAGATGAAAATCCGGCTCCGGAGCGACTTCCCATTTCTGTCTTCTACGTCTAATCAAAACAAAAAATAAATCGGCTTAAGCAGGCAATAAGCCGAGTTCTGTCAAGCCGGTTTTGCCCGAATATTGTCTCACAAAATGCAACAGTACTCAGGCAAAACAACCGCTTACGATCATCCATCTGGGAGAGAAATCGCTTTCTCCCTCATGCGGCCCACCCGCAGGTCAGACGGTGCCGGCAACACCTTCCTGCTTACTTGGCCTTGCTCCGGTCGGGGTTTGTCAGCCGGCTGTGTTGCCACAACCGCTGGTGGTCTCTTACACCACCGTTTCACCTTTACCAGCGTAGTGCTGGAAGTCTGTTTTCTGCGACACTTTCCGTCGGATTACTCCGCCCTCTGTTTCAGAGGCGACCCGCCTTCTGGAGCTCGGACTTTCCTCACCCGTCAGGGCGCGATCGTTTCGCCTACTTAAGCCGTAAGTTTAATTCCGGCTACTATTTATTTAAAGAACACAACTTGTTGCTTTCAAAGCTTTGTTTACCTGAGCATAGTCAAAACTCGAGATAAAAGCAAATAAAAAAACAACTATTAAGTAATCATACGAAATTAAAACCGATTTGGCTGATAAAACAGCCTTATCCGTATTCAGCTCCATGAGACTCTGTCAATATTCAAAATATCGGGCTTTCATCAGCCGGCTTTAGATAACAAAAAAGAGAGCCGCGGGGGATGCGGCTCTCTGCGACGATGCTCAGTAAGGGATATAGTAGAGACGCTAAGGTGCCTATTTTATTTTAAATGACGAAATCATATCCTTGAGTCCTTCAGCCTGCCGACTCAGTTGTTCGGCGGCCACAGCGGCCTGTTCTGAACCACTGGCGGTTTCCTTGGTAACCGAAGCGATACCGTCGATCGATTTGGTGATCTGCTCGGCCGCGACCGACTGCTCTTCCGTGGCGGCGGCGATCTGCTGGATCATATCCATCACGCTCTGTGACATGGTGACGATACCCTCCAGGCTCTCGCCGGCTTTATCGGCCAGTTGTTTGCCCTTGCTGACTTCCTCGATACCTGACTGCATGGAGGTTACCGAACGGTCAGTCGCTTTCTGGATACCCTGCACCATTGAGGCAATCTCCCCGGTCGCTTTACCGGTGCGTTCGGCCAGCTTGCGGACTTCATCGGCAACAACCGCAAAACCTCTGCCCTGCTCACCGGCTCTCGCGGCCTCGATGGCGGCATTTAATGCCAGCAGGTTGGTCTGGTCAGCGATATCGTTGATCACGCTGATTATTTCGCCGATCTCATTGGCGGATTTGGCCAGTTCTCCAATCTGCTCGGATGACTGGGTGACCACATAGCTGATACTTTGCATACCCTGAACAGTGTCGGCAACTATCTGTCCGCCGGTGGTTGCGGTTTCTGAGGCACCCCGTGAAGCCTGAGTGGCTTCTTCGGCATGTTTTGCCGATTCGTTGATGGTAGCCGACATCTCCTCCACGGCAGTTGAAATCTGACTGATCTGATCCGCCTGACTCTGCGATCCACGCGACATCTGTTCAGATGTCGAAGCTATTTCAGTCGCCGCTGACACCAGTTCCTCGGAGCTGGCACTCAACCTGCTTATGACTCTGGTCAGGTTTTCAATCATGGACTTGAAGGAATGCCCCATTACATCCTGATCGGATCTGGGTTCGAACTCGACCCGCAGATCATTCTGCGCGATCTTTTCCGCCACCCGTGCAGACTCCTTAAAGTAATCCATCATGTTGTTGAATGAACGACCGAGATCACCGATTTCATCCTGTGACCTGACTTCGACTTTCTGGCTGACATCTCCGACCGCCACAGCCTCAGCGACACCGGCCAGACTGACCATCGGTTTGGCGATCGAACGGGCGATGAAATATCCGAGACCAATAGAAACCACCAAAGCCAAAAGACCGAACATTATCAATGTATTACGCAGATCGTTGACCGGTGCGACGAATTCCTCGAGGTAACTGCCGACCGCGACAATCCAGTCCCAGTCCGGGAAATAAGCGTAGACAACGATCTTGTCGCGTTCTTTGGTATCACCCAGTTCAGCATTTTTCCAGCCGTATTGAATCCATTCTACTTGCCCCTTAGCCAGTTGCGGTCCTTTGTGGGTGATCTCCTGGATAAATTCATATTTGCTGATATCCGCGCCCTCTTTAGCCGGATGAACCCGCAAAACCCCCTTGGAGTCGATGGCATAGATGTAGCCGGTCTTACCGACTTCCATGGCCAGCAGGTTTTCGCGCAGGCTTTTCGAGGCTTCAGGAAGAGCGACCCCCAAAGCTCCGATAATTTTATTGTTATTATCCCGAATTGGCTGGTAAGCACTGACATACCACTCATCTACAACCCAGGCGCGCCCGACAAAATCCTGCCCCTGGCGAACAACTGTATTGTAGACTTCATCTGAAATGTGCGTATTGAGAACTCTTTCACCACGGTCATTTTTGAGGCTGGTGGTGATACGCGTGGCCGTCGTACCCTGGTCAATGAAAACCGAGGCGATAGCTCCCGTCTGCGAGCTGATATTATCTACCAGCTGGTGATCGCGGTTAAGGACTACATCCTGCCCGACTACCAACCTGTTGCCCTCCTGGTATACATTACCAGCGGACCAATTACTAAATTTTTCCCCCGCCATTGCCAAAGTCAATTCCGCTTTCTGACGAGCTTCCTCGGCAGCGATCTGACACTGATTTACTCCCATTTGTGCCATGTGAGCGAGATCAGTTTTTGCCAGATCAGTCATGCTCTGCGAGGAACTGACTATCGTAATGATCGTCACACCCGTGATGGAAACCACTACCACCAGCGCGATCATCAGCATAATCTTCTGTGCCAGTCTTAGACGCATGATACTTCTCCTACTCCTGTTTATGATATGGTGCTTAATGCATATTTTCGTACTGCATATATACGAAACCTTGAAGGATACTAACCGATTGATAATTTCATAGTAGGTATATCGGCAATTTCGTTATTATAAATAGTGAGTAAGTGTAGTATTTTTGGTCATATTGCAATTATAGGGCACTATCATCTAATTTCTAAGGTTCACCGTAATAGTTTCAAAACCTCCTCAAATGTTGCCTTCCGGCACAAAAAAAGACCGCCCATTGAGGCGGCCTAAATAATTATCATATTACGAGTTACGCTATTCCAACTGCATCAGCTTGGCCTGTGTGCCCATAAGATCGAGAAATACCTTGTCGCGACCATCTTCCTCAATCACTACCGCATAGGTGTTTATCGATACCGATGTCTTGAAACTCACGTTCTCCAGCATCTCCGAGAGTTCACTTATGACCTCGGAAATCTTTTCGATGGGATTGATTGAATCCGCCATGTTTTCGAATTCCTGCTGTTTGCCTTCTGCCCAGCTCTTCATTTTGAGCATAAACTCCAGGTCAGCAGGTACGTGCATCGAATAAAATACCTCGTCGCCTCCCGCGGTTGGATTGACATCGGCAACTTCAACTTTGATCAACTTACCCATGGTTGTCAATACGAGATTCTTAATGGAATTGGCAATTACCGCGAATTCCCCGGCATCCTGACCGACATCGCCCATGATGAAGTTGTATGCATCCGGCGCGATAGTCTGAATGTACTGCTGGTCTTCATTCGCCAGCATCGAGAAAGCGTGCTTGAGATCGCCCTCATCGAAAATCGACGACCAAAATTCTTCTACGGTCTGAGCCGATTCGGCCTGAAGATTGACTGAAAAAAACAGCGCCAGAACAAGGGTTAAAGAGATGGTTAGCTTACGCATAATAACTCCTCAGTAACTGAAAATTAATTCGTGGATTTACTTATATTATCGAATTTGGCGCGCTGATGTTGCGCTTACGGGGTAAATTTAAATAGGTTTTTTTCTCCCGCGAGCTGGAGGTCTATCCACCATTTCCCATCCCGTTCTATCACCGTGAGTGGAAACAAATAGGTCGATTTTTTATCGAGAGAAACGTTTTCGAGCGATTTTTCTAAATCGTTGAGCGCCGACCAGATTATCTTTTTCTTCTGATCAAGGGGTATACTATCGAGGTTGACATCCCGGTAACGCGTCTGCAGACGAGTATAAACTCCCCCCACAGCCATCGCAAGCATCATGTAATCAGAAGGGTACAAGACCTCAAGTTTGACTTCAGCAGAATCACCATAGTCTTTGCCCTTACGCACTTTAACATCAACCAGGCGATTTGCAATTTCAAGCAGTCGGGGTTTGAATTCCTCGTATAAACTGGTATATTCCTGATACTTCTCAAGAGTATCTTCGGACAAAAAAGAGCCGATCTGGGAGTTGGATTTGACCAATTCCCGGTCCTCGGGACTGAGGAGTTCAAAAGCGCTTTCGAGATCTCCCTGCTCTAAGACCCGATGTACAAACAACCGCACAGTACCATCCGGAGTGGCCTGAGTTTTTTGCGCTTCACCGCCACAGCCGGAAAGCAGGCAGATCACGACCAGCAAAGCCATAATTCCGCCACAGTTAACTGACAGCCAATTTCTCATAATCCCCCCAGGTTACTTGTTCTGCTGAAACATCTCCCGCACATCTTCAGCCTGCTTGCAGACCTTCCATTTATTGTCCTCACGAACCAGAACAAGGGTATCATATTCAGCGATCCGGACGACATCGGAATGGTCAGAAATGGAAGCTATCTTTTCGTATGCCTGTTCGTAGTAGGCTTTGCGCTCTTTCAGAGGCACATCGGTATTATGGAGATACGATGAAAACTTACTAAAGCCTTCATCCCCCAGAGCGATTTTAAAAAGTCTGTTGAAATAGCGCGGCCCCCCGATCTTGTACTCATACAGGCAACTGTCGGCGCAACGCAGTTTTCGCACATAATAAATCTTGTTAAATTCAGCCACGACAGGAATATAGGCACGAGTCAAATCATATTGAAAGCTCTGCTGTTCTGTCCAGTCCGGATTGTTTTTGCCATAGATCACATACTGGGCGATCGAATCGTTCTCTGCGATTTCACGGTTTGCCCGGCAGGATAGCTTTAGGGCTTCCTTATAATTGCCATCAAGAACCGACAGCTTCAGGAATCGTCCTGCAACCCGGTCACTCTCAGAGGAAGCCGTGTCCAGATAACTATCGATTGTGAATCCAGACAGGTCGGGCATTTGCTCCTCTTCGGCCAATTTGGCAGAATCCGTTTTGGGCACTTCAACGTTATCCTGTTCGGATTTGTCGCCGGAACATCCCAGTGTAAACAGCGGAATCATCAACATACTGATTAAGATTTTTCTCATTTCCAATACTCCAGCTTCAGGTTTTTAATCCCATTACCTCTGATGAATCATCTTGCAGGCGCTGACAGTATTATATAAAAGCATCGCGATAGTCATCGGTCCCACCCCACCGGGCACCGGTGTTATCCAGGACGCTTTTGGTTCGCATGATTCGAAATGAGCATCACCCACCAGGCGATAGCCCTTTTTGGCATCTGGATCGTCGATTCGATTGATCCCGACATCGACCACGACCGCGCCGTCTTTGATCATATCGCCCTTAAGGTATTCAGGCAGACCCATAGCGCAAACGACCAGGTCGGCCTGGCTGGTATACCGCTCGACATCGGCAGTGCCTGTGTGGCATACCGTAGTAGTGCAGTTGGTCTCGGCCCACTTCTGGATCAACATGGCCGCCAGCGGTTTGCCGACGATATTTGATCGTCCCAGGACAACCGCATGCTTGCCTTTCAAATCGACCTGATGCCTCTTCAGAAGTTCGATGATACCATAAGGAGTACAGGTCATAAACGAGGGTTCCCCGATCAGGATACGTCCCAGGCTGACCGGATGGAAACCGTCGACATCCTTGTCGGGAGTAATCTTTAAATTCAGATCCAGCTTGTCGATCTGCTTCGGAAGTGGTTCTTGTACAAGTATGCCATGTATATCTTTACGGGTGTTCAGTTCATCTATCAATTGAATCAGTTCCGAATGGCTGATAGAGTCATCGCGACGGATCACCTCAGAGTAAATGCCGATTTTTTTACACTGTTTGGCTTTGCTGGAAACATAGATTTCCGAGGCCGGGTTCTCTCCGATCAGGACTGCCGCCAAGCCCGGCACAACTCCCGAATTAGCCAGTTTCTCGATTTCCTCTTTGAGCTCGGCCTTAATCTGTTTGGCCGCCAGTTTACCATCCAGAATTTGAGCCATCAGTCTTCCTGATCTTTCTGATTGGGGTCATAATTGCCCTCGCTGATTTTCTCGAATATCCGCTTAATCGCTGTTGTGCGACCATCATCGTCGATATCGATCATCACTCCCGCCACCCGCGGGTCATCC of the Candidatus Zixiibacteriota bacterium genome contains:
- a CDS encoding methylmalonyl-CoA mutase encodes the protein MFDKEALQRIKEARKEWQAEAEKSARKDKKFVTISSAPVEFLATPDHIDGMDYFRDLNYPGEYPYTRGVHASMYRGRPWTMRQFSGMGTPHQTNKRYHYLLDQGQHGLSVAFDLPTLMGYDSDHERSLGEIGKCGVAVDTLADMEIIFDGIDLGKISTSMTINSPANVLLAMYIAVAEKKGVPIDQLRGTLQNDILKEYIAQKEFIYPPEPSVRLIVDTIEYCAEQVPKWNTISISGYHIREAGATAVQELAFTLADGFTYIEAAIERGLNVDDFAPRLSFFFNAHSDFFEEIAKYRAARRIYAHRMKEKYGAKKENSLKLRFHTQTAGCSLTAQQPELNIVRTAFEAMSAVLGGTQSLHTNSMDETLALPSDKAALIALRTQQVLAYETGVVNTIDPLAGSYFIENLTNRMEQETLAYFDEIDERGGVLKCIEDGYMQKEIARAAYQFQQEIDKKERIIVGVNEHIMEDQELEIEVLRIDESVAEDQINRLNEVKAKRDNDKVKRCLEDLRKIAQTETGNTMPAIIEAVKAYTTMGEICDVFREVYGEYVETPQV
- the meaB gene encoding methylmalonyl Co-A mutase-associated GTPase MeaB, producing the protein MTLLEKFRNGDVRALARLISHVENRHDGYQEILSRVFPDSGHAYKIGLTGPPGAGKSTLVDRLTEQLVADGKKVGIIAVDPSSPFTGGAFLGDRIRMTDLIGQENVFIRSMATRGSSGGLAQATRDVNVLYDAFGFDYILIETVGVGQVELDIVDASDTVVVALVPESGDVIQAMKAGLMEIANIFCLNKADRDGADRVITELNHLLQIKREKSEWSFPVTPTSAVKNEGIDLLKKSILQHEEFLKQSGLYKKHRKQQIKKEIIEHVRFMLTRKIETELAGTEFFDELLEDIFNRKSDPVNAAFDIYSRHYSKE
- the recJ gene encoding single-stranded-DNA-specific exonuclease RecJ, whose translation is MIRRRRQKWEVAPEPDFHLIDDLSDALGLSRIIVKILINRGLDTPEKVDKFINPKMTDLKDPFLLPDMEKGIERVVEALRQQEKIMVYGDYDVDGITAASLVFLVLNKLGAQVSYYLPNRLVEGYGISEDGLAEAEKQGISLIISVDTGVTAVEEAKHAHDLGIDLIVTDHHEPGPILPEVEAIINPKVHAEELGGHELSGVGVAFKVAQALYRRLGQPEYELEEHLDLVALGTSADIVPLTDENRILTKFGIKQIVRTTKPGLKSLTFVSGLMGKEISTGQVVYVLAPRINAIGRLGNAEKAIKLLTTRDEQAASEIAKFLEEENRRRKSIDEKTLREAMDMIDTEIDMSNDRAIVLSSHGWHQGVIGIVASRLVERFYLPTILIAIDNDEGKGSARSIPSFHIYDALSSCQGDLLRFGGHKYAAGLTIKPSKVETFRRKFKQVAKDVLEPDDLIPRLKIDAEIDLEDIDTEFINAIDLFSPFGPMNMRPIFLTRNLEVVGTPHVVGKGHLKMKVKKGSKVFDVIGFGFGEHAQPLALRSVAVDLVYVAELNTYAEQTRIQLRVKDLRY
- a CDS encoding HAMP domain-containing protein; the encoded protein is MRLRLAQKIMLMIALVVVVSITGVTIITIVSSSQSMTDLAKTDLAHMAQMGVNQCQIAAEEARQKAELTLAMAGEKFSNWSAGNVYQEGNRLVVGQDVVLNRDHQLVDNISSQTGAIASVFIDQGTTATRITTSLKNDRGERVLNTHISDEVYNTVVRQGQDFVGRAWVVDEWYVSAYQPIRDNNNKIIGALGVALPEASKSLRENLLAMEVGKTGYIYAIDSKGVLRVHPAKEGADISKYEFIQEITHKGPQLAKGQVEWIQYGWKNAELGDTKERDKIVVYAYFPDWDWIVAVGSYLEEFVAPVNDLRNTLIMFGLLALVVSIGLGYFIARSIAKPMVSLAGVAEAVAVGDVSQKVEVRSQDEIGDLGRSFNNMMDYFKESARVAEKIAQNDLRVEFEPRSDQDVMGHSFKSMIENLTRVISRLSASSEELVSAATEIASTSEQMSRGSQSQADQISQISTAVEEMSATINESAKHAEEATQASRGASETATTGGQIVADTVQGMQSISYVVTQSSEQIGELAKSANEIGEIISVINDIADQTNLLALNAAIEAARAGEQGRGFAVVADEVRKLAERTGKATGEIASMVQGIQKATDRSVTSMQSGIEEVSKGKQLADKAGESLEGIVTMSQSVMDMIQQIAAATEEQSVAAEQITKSIDGIASVTKETASGSEQAAVAAEQLSRQAEGLKDMISSFKIK
- a CDS encoding bifunctional 5,10-methylene-tetrahydrofolate dehydrogenase/5,10-methylene-tetrahydrofolate cyclohydrolase → MAQILDGKLAAKQIKAELKEEIEKLANSGVVPGLAAVLIGENPASEIYVSSKAKQCKKIGIYSEVIRRDDSISHSELIQLIDELNTRKDIHGILVQEPLPKQIDKLDLNLKITPDKDVDGFHPVSLGRILIGEPSFMTCTPYGIIELLKRHQVDLKGKHAVVLGRSNIVGKPLAAMLIQKWAETNCTTTVCHTGTADVERYTSQADLVVCAMGLPEYLKGDMIKDGAVVVDVGINRIDDPDAKKGYRLVGDAHFESCEPKASWITPVPGGVGPMTIAMLLYNTVSACKMIHQR